From the genome of Oryza glaberrima chromosome 1, OglaRS2, whole genome shotgun sequence:
TTTAAACTTTAGTTACCACTTTTGAGTGGTTAGATGCTCATCACTCTGTGCCTATAAATATGGGGACATGATCACATCTTGATGCATCTATCATATATTGTGGATCAGACTAACATATACACAGGTTCCTGAAGATCAGATAGATGCAGCACCAGGAAACTGCAGTTATCCAAAGAAACACAAGCAGGTTCTCTCCCaaggtaaaagaaaaatctcaaCTCCCAAGTTCTTCCCAAAGACATTTTGAAGTTGTAGACATAAATATTAGActctgcatatatatgttgtttgtGTTGATTCTTAATACCATCTAAGTAGTTAGTTTGCTCTAATTCCCACAACATATCATCACTGATGTCGTCAGTTTCACATTGACTGGCCATTGGCCAATACTGTGGATATGCACGAAGCACAATAACATAACATGTATTTATTCATATATCAAATTAGTTATCCACCCTAATAATTAAGTTGAAATTTGAGCATCGTACGTGGAATGATTTTGAATTATCCTAAGTCTCAAATTGACTATGGCCCTACTTAAAGAGATATATACGGAGATTTTGAGAATTAGCTAGTACGTACCGATCGAGATGGTGAGAATGTGGAGAAACCAAATTTTTgactagttcattttctggttCTGTAGAATGCAAATGTGAATCCGGACTGGTATTCTGGGAATAGTTGTAGCTGCCGACTGTCAAAAGAAGAACTATATTTGGTTCTAATAGCATATTAAGTTTTACATAGTAGTTGATTCTTCtatacaaaataaaatttgttgATTCACTAATATAATTTAATTTGACAAGCAGAGACAGATAATGAGACATCCAGAAATGAAAATACACTTCTATATTCTCATGCATGCGTCCATATATACAAGTCTAAGTCACACATGCGTTTTTTCAGGGAGAGCAAGAGCTTCACGTAGCCAACGACTCACAAAGCTCAAACAAGATGGAGaagctcatcatcatcaagagtagcggcagcggcagcggcgacgcacgccatgacgacggcggcggcgaggtggagacCGTGCGGTGCGCGTGCTGCGGCGTGGCGGAGGAGTGCACGGCGGCGTACAtcggcggcgtgcgcgcggcgTTCTGCGGCGACTGGCTGTGCGGGCTGTGCTCGGAGGCCGTGAaggagacggcgcggcgcgacccggcgccgggcggcggcgtggcggcggcgctggcgtcgCACGCGGCGGAGTGCAGGGACTTCAACGCGACGACGAGGCTGAACCCGACGCTGTCGCTGGCGGGCTCCATGCGCCGCATCGCGCGGCGGAGCTTCGACAAGAGGACGTCGGCGTCGTGCCAGGAGCGGcgcctcggcgcggcggcgtccaaGGCGGTGGCGCTCGCCAGGTCCGCCAGCTGCGACCCGCGCTTCTgcagcctcctcgccgccgacgtcatcAACGGCGGCGCTCCTCCCGGCGATCGGTGCAGATGATCGAGCTCCATGGTGTTCGATAGTAATTAACTCGATCGCTCTCTATCGATGTTAGTATGTGGTTGTATATATGGGTAACCAATCGTATTTTCTAAGTAAATGCTCTTTCCGcctcataaaaaatcaatctaatactggatgtgatatattctaatactataaatctggatatatctttatctagattcgttatattagaatgtgtcatatctagTTCGATTCGTTTTTTTGGGCGGATAGGGTATATATCACGCTATATATTaaccaagctagctagcttagatCCAACGGTAGTGTACTGTCACTGCATCAGTGCGGCCCAGTAGACAGTAGTGTTAGTACTCCTACCTAATATTGAACATGTACGTATGTGGATCAGTTGCATTGTATGATCTGAGTGCACTGTAGTGTCTAGCTACATGAGTattgtactctctccatccgttttttaatatacgacacaATTAACTTTTTGTGAGATACATTTAACCAATTAATTCATATTTTactaaaaaatcatttaattaTGATTAAATATTCTTTCATCACGATTTatattttctatgttttttaaagacgaatgatcaaacttagtttaaaagaaaaaaaaaatcaatggtgtcatTGCATGCGTGACGTAGCAAACTTTGGTTTGACGCGCGGCCTGTGGTTTGCAACGTGGGATTTCAGGCTTTCGGCCCAGCCCAACGTCGCGGTGGGCCGAAGCTCGTTTGCGCGGCGCCGTATTTGTTTGCTTCGAAAATAGGGGTGAAACGGTACACGGTTATTTTATTTCGATTCCAAATACCGTCCTtaaatgatctttttttttttccatccggAATTTCGAGAGAAATTTATCGCACAAACTAAACCATCAAAATAAGTCTGATGTGTTTCATCAAAATAGTTACATATAGTATATGATTGTTATGAAGTATTGTCAGTGTTGATATCATGCGATGATATTTTACGAACGCGCGAGTGCTGTAAGTGTTGATTGTTAATATCTTAAAAGAAACACATAATACAACAGTGCTGTGCCAAGTGGAGATCGCTCCTTAGGGCCAGTCAATGAGACAACTGCCTTGATGAACAATCTTGCCGGATGGGCACGGATCAATGCAACAACCCTTTCTCCACTAGGAAACACGCTCCTCTGGTGCTAGGCAGTCAGCTTATCACGCTTTTTTGCTAAGGAGAGAATCCTTACTTGACAAGCAAATATAGAAGAACCACACGCCGCCACGATATCGGTATTTCAATTGGTTGGTAGTCCACCGTTGATGTTGGATTGGTGATAGGCTGAGCAAGTGAGGGCCGACACTGCTTGGTCCGTAGAAATGCGTCTTTTGTAATCAAAGTGAGGAGTCAATTGACCAACCTTCTGATCCAATGCCGATAAACACTATAGCTATGGTGGATAGTTCTATATGGCACTGGCTTCCACTTCTTCCCAGCAATCCTTCCATATTATGGTGAGACGCCGAGACAAAATCATAGCGGCCCAAAGATGAGGGTTTGACACCATCATCATCTTGATGGCCTACACGATATGGAAGTAACGAAACAGCCGGGTTTTCAATGGTTAATGCAAGACCATGCAGGGAATAGCGGAGCTAGCAACATCGGAGGCCATGCTCTCGAGGGAGACAGGAGCGCCCATCTAGGTGGAGCGTACATAGTTGTTGCGCCTGTTTGTAACAACTTTTTCCGATGTTAATACAAAATATACAATGGAGTGCTTAAATTAGT
Proteins encoded in this window:
- the LOC127760505 gene encoding uncharacterized protein LOC127760505: MQHQETAVIQRNTSRFSPKGEQELHVANDSQSSNKMEKLIIIKSSGSGSGDARHDDGGGEVETVRCACCGVAEECTAAYIGGVRAAFCGDWLCGLCSEAVKETARRDPAPGGGVAAALASHAAECRDFNATTRLNPTLSLAGSMRRIARRSFDKRTSASCQERRLGAAASKAVALARSASCDPRFCSLLAADVINGGAPPGDRCR